Within Deinococcus actinosclerus, the genomic segment CGACCTCTCGGCGCTGGCCGCCGACCTCCGGGCGCGCGGCATGAGCCTCGTGCTCGACCTGGTGCTCAACCACGTGGCGCAGGAACACGAGTGGGCCGCGAAGGCCCGCGCGGGCGATCCCACCTACCGCGCGTACTTCCATGTCTTCCCCGACCGCACCGAACCGGACGCCTACGAGCGCACCCTGCCGGAGGTCTTCCCGGACTTCGCGCCCGGGAACTTCACCTGGGACGACGCCGCGCAGGGCTGGGTGTGGACGACCTTCAACACGTACCAGTGGGACCTGAACTGGGCCAACCCCGACGTGCTGCGCGAGTTCGTGGACATCATCCTGCACCTCGCCAACCGCGGCGTGGAGGTCTTCCGGCTGGACGCCATCGCGTTCCTGTGGAAACGCCTGGGCACCGACTGCCAGAACCAGCCCGAGGTGCACCACCTGACCCGCGCGCTGCGCGCCTGCGCCCGCATCGTCGCGCCCGCCGTGGCCTTCAAGGCCGAGGCGATCGTGGCGCCCGCCGACCTGATCCACTACCTGGGCACCGGGGACCACCACGGGAAGGTCAGTGACATGGCGTACCACAACTCGCTGATGGTGCAGCTCTGGAGCAGCCTCGCCAGCCGCGACACCCGCCTGTTCACGCAGGCCCTGTCCGCCTTCCCGCCCAAACCCACGAACACCACCTGGGGCGTGTACGTCCGCTGCCACGACGACATCGGCTGGGCGATCAGCGACGCGGACACGAACGCCGTGGGCCTCAGCGGGCCCGGGCACCGGCACTTCCTGTCGGACTTCTACAGCGGCGAGCATCCGGGGACCTTCGCGCGCGGGCTGGTCTTCCAGTTCAACCCGCAGACCGGCGACCGCCGCATCAGCGGTACGCTCGCCAGCCTCGCCGGCCTGGAGGCCGCGCTGGACACCGGCCAGCCGCAGGCCGTGGATCACGCCGTGCGGCGCATCCTGCTGCTGCACGCCGTCATCCTGGCGTTCGGCGGCGTGCCGCTGCTGTACATGGGCGACGAACTGGCCCTCCTGAACGACCACGCGTTCGCGGACACGCCCGAGCACGCCGCCGACAACCGCTGGGTGCACCGCCCCCGCATGGACTGGACCCGCGCGCAGGACGCCGCCCGCGACGCGGGCACCCCGCACGGCCGCGTGAACGCCGGGCTGCGCCACCTGATCCACGCGCGCCGGGCGCTGCCGCACCTGCACGCCAGCATCGAGAGCCGCCCGCTGCCCAGCCCCGACCCGTGCGTGCTGCTGCTGCGCCGCGACCACCCGCAGGGCACGTTCCTGAGCGTGTACAACTTCAGCGAGCACACCATCCAGTTCCCCGCGCACGTCCTGCGGGACGTGCTGGGCGAGCACGCCGTGGATCACGTGGCGGGAAGTGCCTTCACCTTCGGCGCGCACC encodes:
- a CDS encoding alpha-amylase family protein, whose amino-acid sequence is MPQPALSRTLMTGALRAAFDDDRDADTFALRLDRYGPELLASLQAAYGEQAEPLLAQLLEVMLHAYHTRPADLKRLDEARLLTPDWLQQPETVGYVAYTDRFAGTLKGVQSHLPYLEDLGVTYLHLMPLLKPRPGENDGGYAVQDYRAVRDDLGSMDDLSALAADLRARGMSLVLDLVLNHVAQEHEWAAKARAGDPTYRAYFHVFPDRTEPDAYERTLPEVFPDFAPGNFTWDDAAQGWVWTTFNTYQWDLNWANPDVLREFVDIILHLANRGVEVFRLDAIAFLWKRLGTDCQNQPEVHHLTRALRACARIVAPAVAFKAEAIVAPADLIHYLGTGDHHGKVSDMAYHNSLMVQLWSSLASRDTRLFTQALSAFPPKPTNTTWGVYVRCHDDIGWAISDADTNAVGLSGPGHRHFLSDFYSGEHPGTFARGLVFQFNPQTGDRRISGTLASLAGLEAALDTGQPQAVDHAVRRILLLHAVILAFGGVPLLYMGDELALLNDHAFADTPEHAADNRWVHRPRMDWTRAQDAARDAGTPHGRVNAGLRHLIHARRALPHLHASIESRPLPSPDPCVLLLRRDHPQGTFLSVYNFSEHTIQFPAHVLRDVLGEHAVDHVAGSAFTFGAHPVILDPYRALWLTAAGNGPLG